The following are from one region of the Longimicrobium sp. genome:
- a CDS encoding GTP-binding protein yields MAKAKFERNKPHVNVGTIGHVDHGKTTLTAAITRIQAAKGLADFISFDNIDKAPEERARGITISTAHVEYQTEARHYAHVDCPGHADYVKNMITGAAQMDGAILVVSAADGPMPQTREHILLARQVNVPYIVVFLNKVDMVDDPELLELVELEVRELLSEYDFPGDDIPIIAGSGLKALESGDPNSEWGQKITALMDAVDS; encoded by the coding sequence ATGGCCAAGGCCAAGTTTGAGCGCAACAAGCCGCACGTGAACGTGGGCACCATCGGGCACGTGGACCACGGCAAGACCACGCTGACGGCCGCGATCACGCGGATCCAGGCAGCCAAGGGGCTCGCCGACTTCATCAGCTTCGACAACATCGACAAGGCTCCCGAGGAGCGCGCGCGCGGCATTACGATCAGCACCGCGCACGTGGAGTACCAGACCGAGGCGCGCCACTACGCGCACGTCGACTGCCCCGGCCACGCCGACTACGTGAAGAACATGATCACGGGCGCGGCGCAGATGGACGGAGCCATCCTGGTGGTGTCGGCGGCCGACGGCCCCATGCCCCAGACGCGCGAGCACATCCTGCTGGCGCGCCAGGTGAACGTGCCGTACATCGTGGTCTTCCTGAACAAGGTCGACATGGTGGACGACCCGGAGCTCCTGGAGCTGGTGGAGCTTGAGGTTCGCGAGCTGCTCAGCGAGTACGACTTCCCGGGCGACGACATTCCCATCATCGCGGGCTCGGGGCTCAAGGCGCTGGAGTCGGGCGACCCGAACAGCGAGTGGGGCCAGAAGATCACCGCCCTGATGGACGCGGTCGACAGCT